In Ornithodoros turicata isolate Travis chromosome 1, ASM3712646v1, whole genome shotgun sequence, the DNA window GGAATAACCGGGCgtaatcgggtttaacccaaaaaagtcagacaCTATGTACGTTGTGCATGTATTCCCAGTACGTAGGGTACGACTCGGGGTAGTTAGTTACGGCAGTACAGCGGAACCTCCCATTAAAAACACCACTCCTACACAGACACTCCCCTACTGTGGATAGTGGGATTTCCCCGACAAGCtccaatgctttttttttctgtacccCTCACGTACGAACACCTTCCTTCAGCGGACAAGAACCCTGGTCCGTGGGTGTCTGTACTAGGGACGTTTCGCCGTACCTCTAACACCCCACAGAGGCATTAGATGGGAGCACCATGAAACTCAAGTCTAAACGGCTGGCCAAGTCGGGGAAGCCCATAAAAGATCAAGACGACGAAATTGGGTCTCAAAAATAAAAGGTTTCCGTTCCTGTAACCTGAATGACTTCATTGCAATCCACGAGTGCGAGACGGCGAATATTTAATGTGTGCCCCGCAGAAAAGTGTGCAATCCATTTGATCAGACGTCAAACCCCTGCAGACGTCACGTGTGTAGCTGAACAGGTGTGAAGTGTCACGCGGTGGATCAAGTTTTGGTTTCAatcattttgttgttgttgttgttgcaactGTGCTCTGTGCACACAATTTGCGTTCGTCGGATGAACAGGCACACGTCGCGCCTTCAGAAGATGAGCTGCGCAGTAAACACAAAGCGCAAAAGGGAAAGTATAGCTTGGTGACTCTGTCACCAGAGTTGTTGGCAAAGAACTCTGGGTTCTCTTTGAAGATGAGACTCTCTTTGGAGATGAGAGAATGGGACAAATAATGGAGAATGGTCTATATGTCCATGCATTGTCTATAGTCGATCGTGTTCCTCCCAATAATGCCTCACGAAAATTTTCACCACTTGAAGAGAAAGTTTGAAATCATCTTTCACTGTTGCATGCCGCACCAGCGATACATACTGAAAGCACAATACATTCAACATAGATACATACAACATGTTCAACTGAGACCTTTTCAAAAGACGAGAACATGCCCCCCTCCCATCTCTTACCTGCTATTTCAGGACTTTTTGTTGCAGAGAAATCACCTTTAgcaaatgtgcacaaaataaaTGACATTTAAAAAAGTCTAAACCGGCAAAGGAAATATTAGTTTAGATAAATAGGTCTGGATAGATGAAAACTTTTCTACGTTCACTTTCAGAGCACATAAACCGGACCATTCAATCCCACGAAGGAACTACGCATTAAAGGATTTTCAATCATGGACTCGGGTACACATAGGGACACATTCTAAACAAAGCATTGTGACCACTTACGGGGTAGTGCATGACCCAATGCACAATCTCGCATCCACCTTTGGCTTCCCTGTCAATGATGTCGAGCTTGATGACGAGGCTGTCCCAGCGTTTGCGGTACTCCGTATCAGTCTGCATCAGTTAAAAATGATTGGTAAATATTACCGTTACTAAGTCGTCTGACGTAGCAGTGTGGTACTTGCATTGACCAATTGAGCTCAATAAGGGGTAAGTCGACATACCCACTTTTCAGTACCCACGTACCCACACACATACCCACTTGCTGCAATTGCATTGATGCTCTGGACTGTATTGTTATTTATTCACTCGCTACAAGATGGTAAGAAACAGGAAATGCAATGTCTCACAATCATCTAATGCTGAAATGAAACTTTCCCGTCCAATCCCCTTATTGCCCACATATATGTTCAATTTCGctacgattgattgattgattgattgatgtgtttaatggcacaaaggcaacaaaggccatagagcgccaaaaccatggtgagcgtgtcggagatgattatgggaaagatgatgtgagagagagtgtgtggtagttaaaatctatctacaggtatgagcgatgagattgacgaggataagagagagaagaggatGACGACAACAAGCAAGCTAGTGTGACAATGTGTGACAAAAGTGTGACAATTTCGCTACGAAAGCAGTTAATAGTGTATAATGTTTCGGAGGTGCGTTAAAAGAACATTACCAACCAACTAATTAGGAATTCATTCGATttgcatgtagctgtgagattaGAATGTCCAAGGAAGTGAAAAGCGACGATTACCTGAACGCTGAAGAAGGCTCGTGCCGGGATGTCGTAGAAAGTCCCAAAGACTAGAAgagtggtaaaaaaaaaaaacgattaaaaaaaatgcaagaGCAATATAATATTCGCTGGTTTATATTCCCAAAATTTAGGTGCTCACGAGCCACCCCAACATATTGAGTCCTAGTGCAACGTGTCCTAAGCCACCAAAATGTTTGCGGCGTAGGTTCCCGACCTCAACCTTGGGATGTGGACACGCCACCAGCCGCGGCCAGTTAGACCACTAAGTAACACGTACACTTACCAATTCCACGATTGCGGACTCGAACCCGACCGAGaatgccagcaacttggtgccATGGGACAAGATGCTTGACACAGCGTCCTCCGCGGGACATGCCAAATATGGGCGCAATGTGCCGAGATGTTACCCCTCGCAACTACCTTATGATTAGGGAGTGACCTTTAAACCTGATTCCACCTGCACACCACATACTTATTTGAGGGTGGTTAGTTAGGtgcgttattttttttaaatagtttGTAAATCGTACCTCCTTGACTTTTGCGGGAATCTTGCTCCTAAGAGATATGATTCATCTAACGCTCGTCGCGTCATTCTTACTTCGAAGAACTCTACCGCACTATAGACGTCGTTTCACTCACGTGTTGCCCAACTGCTAGCATGCTTGTGCAGCAGAACGATGAACAACTCTCATATCTCGACGCTTTGATAGTGGGACACAGGATGACGTTAGTGACCTGAACGACTATGGTACACTGTTCATAATTCGAGGTCAGAAAAGCATGGGGGTCTTCTTGATTCATCCCTGAATGATGCGTTCactgttcataaatcgaggaaGAAATATAAAGGAAGGTTTTTGTTCCGAGATTAACCATTCGCAAAGCGAGAATACCTGCGGGCCGAAGTTTCATAAATCGACGGTTGACCGTACTCTATTCCGCTGACATCTGCGGATAGTGCGGGGCTTTACTGCTGCACACCATTAATGCTACTACAATTTTTCCTTCCCGTAAGGATTCGGGGATATCTAAGATTACCAGCAGCATTCCATCTTACAAAAAGAACTTTTCAATGGTAGCAGAACCTTTGTACTCATAACCCGATGTTTCCGGCATCCAGCGTCTCCACAGGAACATTTTGCTGTTTTCCACGACCGGCTCCCATCCCTCTTGGGCCAGGTGGGCTTTGAAGGCCTCCGGATGCAACGTCGGTTCGCTGCAGTtgccgttgttgttgttgccgcaCTTCTGGGACAGGATCTCAAATTCATCGATACACCTGCAATTCAATTGTTGTTTATGCGAGACATTTGCGACAGTCGTAGAAAAATCACCAAAGCTAAAGGTGTGGCGACTATTTGATATGTAGGGTTCATGACATCGTGCGTGCATCGTACTTCATGCCCGAGTACAGTCTAAACTCGTTAATACGACCAGGTCCGTTCCTgccgattttggtcataaaacgaattgtcatactaacgagaaacaCCCCGGAAAACGTCATTCCTCTCTCCCTCGCCCCCGACAGAAGCAAAGGATTTAGTGGTTCTAAGGCTGTGGCTGTCCTTTTAAGTACTGCTTTCTGTGGTCATAATAGGTGGTCGTAATAGGTGGTCGTAATAGGGACAGAACGCCACTGTTCTCCCCCGTTCGTCCTCAAAACTCAGTTTATAGTCGGTGAGGTCAACAGTcagtggtcataataacgggggATTCTACCCGATCCGAACTCAGAAGTTTGGTCATAGTCGGATTAACGAGTTGTCAAAATAACGAGGGACAGTCACAAAGCGAGgctgtcatattaacgagtgtaGATTGTATATtgaggaaaaaataattatttttctaaGTGTTGTAGTTGACAAGATGGGaacccttgaaaaaaaaaaaaaaaccttctgTTGAAGTCAGCCATTCCTATTGGTCCTTGTAACCGTATGACCTTtcctgcctcactggcggaggTACCGGCCGTGATGTCACAGTCAGGGCAGGTTTCATATTTGCAGCGCCAATGATTTTCTACATGTACATCTAGCCCCTTCATTGCAAAAGTTGGAACGCAGGTTCACATGAATGAAAATAACCGCACGTTATACGTTTATTCGGCATAGTTTCGGGCTGACACTTCACTCCAAAGAAAGGTCACATGGTTACAAGCACCAATACGAACGGGTGAGATCAGAGCTCAACATCAAGGTTTTTTTTAGGGGGTCCAACTACAActtgtagaaaaataatttgTTTTACACACTCTTGCATGCACAATGTAATGGCCCACATATGAAAGCGTGACAACCCCTTCAAGGCCGATTGTGTCGACAGAATGTCATACCACATGCAAAAACGTCCTCGTGGACACAAATTTGAGCACAGTTTCTAGAAAGGTCTCCAGGACATCTTTGCTGTTACCATGAAATATGGCCGGCGGCAAAAAAGCTAGGCAGCGGCAGAACATGTCTTAGCTCAATTCCTTTCCCTGTCGCTGCTACCACTTGTTACAGACGATTTTTAGGAAGCCAAAATAAAATGAGAAATGCTGCTAATGCCATACAATGGCCGTAATTGCAGTTCAGAATTTGCTTTAAGGGTCACCACTTCTAAGTAGGACATATTCATCCACACAGGCAAGTAGTTGTGGAATATGTTTAATGTGCTTCTGAACAGCGAGAGATTATGATTGACTCGATGCATTGTCCAACAGAGATTGAACCGCAGCATCATATTCCACCCTCCGACTTATGTGCATGTGTGGGGCTATAATACATTATTTTTTGGATCACCTCAATGTAAGGCAATCAGAGCAGACTGTgcacattaccaaatttttttttctagttcTTAAGCTCTCCAATATCCCGCTATAAATGCGGCTGCCCTCTAAACGTACATTATCAAAATTATTGCTTCCGCAACTACAAAAAAGGTACATGTTTCACAAATACAAAAAATGGCACTTCGTATATGTGATACAttagattttttaaaattatttctTTCAGTAATACCTTTCAATGTTAACATTGGAAAATACATACTGCACATGTGTATGACATTTACGTATCAGACCCTTTGCAATCTCAGAACAGAATTAAGAAATAACATATTTCATGCTCACATACATGCTTAAACTGTGTTACATAATGACTCTGCAGAAACACAACACTGTGTGTAATGATTTGcattttgcaaacagcactttTCGCGAATAAATTTTAAGTTCTGCATTCTTCCGCTGAATCACCAGACTCTGCAGTCCACGTACTACATGCAGCATAATGTTGAGTCATGTGTCCTTGCACACTGCACATGCTTCATGCTTACAAAGTCTTTGGCTACCTTTGCCTTTTGTTAACCGGTATATTACTAGGCAACTCTACACTATAAGCCTGTACCATACTGTGATCAGTCATATTCTGCATGACATTTGCAAAGGAGCTCTGGATACCTTGTTGATTCTTATAACCAAGACGGCCGCAAAATCTGCAGTCTATCTCTATTCTATCTCTATTCTTTGAGTAAATGTGCAAGAGGCAGAGTGAGATAAGCTCGACTAACTCTCACCTCCTCATCTCGTTGTCTGATATTCTCTCCTGCTCCCATTTGTAAACGGCTGCACTCAAAAGAAGCCCCAGCGATCTCTGAGGCTTATTCCTCAGTCTTTCCACAAATTTTGATACCAATCTTATTAAGGTCTTTTCCGCATACAGCCGGCTGTAGAGGTTCCAAATCTGATTCGCTCTGCGCAAGCGATGTGCGACGTAAAAGTTGCATTGCTTCGCTAAAATCTCGCCGAGAAGTGCGAGTCTCTCGTTCAACTCAAAGACTAGAGTCTGCCAGAGTTCTTTTGGCACGATGCAACGATGACTACTTCTTGCAAAGTCGTTTGCGCAAAGCTTATGTCCCCGGAACAGTTCCCTGGACACGAAGTTTGCGGCAAAAGATTTCACAGTGATCAAGTCTGGTCGCGCATGATTGCACGGCTTTAGAGGTCTACGTAGTATTGAGACGACTTGATTTAGAAACATCATTTGATCAAACAGCTTAGTATCCACCGTGAGAATTATTAGGAAAGTGAGAATTTGGTGAACTTATCGCATGTTCGGAACCATGCTCCTCCGTCCACTCCACAACATAGGGCATTGCGCACCCTCGAACCAAGTTTTTTCAAGTTCAGGTTCAGGCTCTGAATTGTCTAATCCGTTTTAAACCGAAGTGTGTAATATATATGGCACATAGAAGATTTCTGACAAAGTATAGAGAAAGAAAAGCACGCAAAACGTAATCAAATCGTCAGGGGGCACTTGCGAACGCACAATGCGGTACCATAGGGGGCGCTACCATAATAGAACTCGGACATAAGTTAACTCAACTTGGAATAGCCGGCTTAGAAGTCTGGCGCGTTGTTCGCAAGTTTTGCATTCGAATGTATTTTTACTGGTTCTAGGAGGCATTACATTCGTGAATTTCGAAATGGAGAAAGGAATCTATGTGTTGTCCAGAAACCGACCGTTTCTTTCACTGGTGTCTGTGATCGCTGGGGCCGTAAGTTAATACCACCAATGTTGAAGTCTCCGTTTGTACGACGCATACTTGCTAATCGTGCCTACTTATCCTAAACTAGGTTCTGGACGCATCAGATAACGACGGAGTGCCAACCAAATGCCCAGGAAATGCTTCGAACGTCGTGGACTCCGTGTTAAGGGTCCTCGACGCCGCTGACAAATATGAAGACGAAGTCGTGAGTTCCTCTATGAGGCCATTTGGTGAAGTTACAATAACATCGCGTTTGCAGTTACAGCAGCTTGTCGAACCATTAAAGCATAAATTGAAAGTTGCTGCCGCTGAACTACGACAATCGTGCACAGTGTCTGTAATGCACGCTGTACTGTCCAACTCAATTCAGGTGAGTTCATACTTGTGATTCGCATAACCCAGATGAAGGCATAGCGGAATCATGAATATCACTGCGTCCGAGTGTCTGCAGATGAGTGCGAGAGTTATGCATTTAGCTTGAGTTATATTTACCACtgcatttttatttgttttttttgtttttttttacagctgcTTGCACTTCTTGAGGAATTTGAAGAAGATTATACTAAAAAGCTACATCATTCAGTACTCCTCAGTCTTCAAGAACTGGAGGGAATGAACAAGTCAGATGTCGATGACGATGTGCAGCCTCTTGTAGTAAGGAGACTATTTATTCACAGCCTGTCCGATCGTCAACACTTTTCATCTCGACCCAGGAAACATTACAGTGTGTCCCGCCCCTTATTCGACATCTTCAAGCTCGTCTCGAAGTGACTACCGAAAAATCCTGCTACCTGAAATTTCACAGTGCAGCTGGAATGAGCAAGTTCTACGTGCAGTTTCTAGGCCAGACCTACAGGCAGGCGGCGAAGCACCCATCTAGTCCATCTATTAAGGTAAGGCCGCGAATATTTTCACTGCTGAGATTTAAGGTTTTAATATTATTGCTTTATTAACTAATGAAGCTAGCTTAACAACAATATCACATCATTTTTGTTCAAGGTGTTGAAGACATTTGCTCTGCAGCTCGTGTGCACATGTCTTACAAAGATGTGTAATGCTATTTGTGTCCCCGATACACAACGGCAGGTCCTCATGGGCAACTTTGTTGATGCTATGGACCAGGTAACAGCTCAACATGTTGCATAATTTTTAGTAAAGCGTAACATTTTATTACTTCGTAATTGTTTCACATTGAATAGTGAAATGTTTTTCGATTAATATGAAACATGCAGGAAATTCTTTGCAGGTACTCTACCTGCTGCTTGAAACATCAAAAGACGGTCAGCTAAGTACTCTATTAGAAGCTCTCGTTACCCATGGCATGTCTCTGTATCAACTCTCTGTCGGAGACACCAAGCAGAAGGTTTATGCAGCCTGCAAAGAGGTATCTTATCACCGTATCTGGTTTGTTCCTCCCAAAACTACAGTTCCACATCACTGTGCAGGTTCTTCAGGAAAAAGCAGTTTTAGAAAATATGCAGACCAGTATATCGAGGTAGGCGGGTCTTTCCTTCAGCTTGAGGATTAACAATGGACGTACTCCTGTCAGATTGTTAGATTTGTTGAGTTGCACTTGTCCAGTTGTGTGCCAACATCTTTCCATTTCAGCCGTGAGCAGGCTGTACAGTACAAGAAATCCGCCAGCATCCTGGAAAGGTTTGAGGCAACGATAAACATAGCCGTGGTAGAACTGATTGTGGATAATTATATGGGGCTAATACTCGCACTCGAAAGGCTGCTCGAAGCTGCCGAACTCTACGCACGTGTAAGTATATCCAGTGTtaggggtaactcgttactgtaactaagctactttttttttctgtaacttttagCTTAACTCGTTGCTTTTTAACTCTAGTAGACTttaatctttcatcgttaatttcttaggcaaattgaggctttgtatgtatttgtcccttctatgttgttccagcctcagaacattagttCTTTCATGTCTAGTAGCTTCTTGAGGAACGCGTTTCatttttttaggtaactttgtcaaagtaacttgggggTAAGTTCCTTTTGTTTGATTCTTGTTTGCAGTCGTCGCGAGCTGTGTCCTCCCTCCCTAATCAGACGACGGCCACGTATAAGCAGCACGACATAACTACAAGTAGTGTATTGAAACAGAATATTTTTCGTTTCCATTACCGCCTGCGTTACTGGCCcacatttgtttctgtttcaggttgCGTTACCGCGACTgttgttttcgtttcttttaAGTTATGGTTTTTAAGTTACGGTTTTACACACCACACCACGGTGGTGAAACACCTCGTGTCGTCACCGTTATCTagctgttgttcttgttgtcgCAGCAAGTAATATGGAAGTAACttgttactttcccagagtaGCTTAGGAACTGTAAGTTAATTTTCATGACCAGTAACctaactggtaacgagttcccTCTGTCGAATAAATTCCACATCTCTGAGTATATCTACTACAACGCGGGGCATCCCACAAAATGCTTAACATTAACATAACTATCATCTTTCATGCTCAACATTAATTTGCTGTGGAACTCAATGTGCCTCAATGGTCTGTCGTTTCAGCAGCAGAAAAGCGGCAGCGCAGGGGATGGAACTGTAGACTTATCTATTGGATTTAAAGGATCAGTCGTGGATTTTTGTGCAGCCGTCGACCAAGTGTACAATATTGTCCAGCAGGCTGTCGGTTGTTCTACGGATGAACAAAGTGAGCATAAATTACCCCAAAGTATAGTCTGCTGACTGAAAACATGTCGCTTCTCGTGCAGGGGTGACCAGCTTGCTGAGTGAACAAGCAGCTCTGGAGCAGTTGGACCCCGAGTTAGTTGCGGGTGCCGTTGCGCTCGCCACAGACACCAACGACCGAGGCTTGAAGACCACTTTGTCCCAGCTGCAGGTTGCTTGGGAATTTCACACGAAAAACCTTTTTCGCAACCTTTTACATCTGTGCAACCCCGATACGTTCTTTGACGCTCTCGGTAAGCTCACCGGCACCGGGCTCCACTGGCTGGCGTGGGCGTGCGGGCAAGATTATTGCGGCCTTTCTTATTTCCAGACATCAGCTTGAAGTGTGGCATCGCACAGCTTGAGCGCTCGGACGCTCGTTGTTCTGCGTTGAAGAAGATGGTGGCTGTCGCATCTTCCGCGATCGACATTAGCAGAGTTGTATTCGAGGACGTCGGGATTCCAGAGAGCCTACAAGTAGCGGTTGACCACCTGGCAGTAGGTCTGTTCTCTTCCAAAGCTATTTATATATTGCGAGCATGCGACGAACCTAACAAATGTGCCCTGTGGTAGCGATAAGAGCTCTGAAGAATGCACCGGAAGAAAGGTACCTGAAGAGGGCCAAGGTGGTCCGTGGCTGTGCTTGCCGACTGCGGGAAGAATTGAGAGAACACCTGCCACTGTCTTCCGTCGAGTTCACGGGAGGTACTTTCAAATCTCTCGATGAGCTATTTTGAGCTTTGCATGTCCCTTCTAATCACTTATGCGCAATGCAGAAACGCCACCTAGACTAAATAAGGCCCGATCGCCAATTGAAGCCCACCCATCATCAACCACATGGGTTGCCGAGTTGCTTGGTTAGTTGGCGGCGTGTTATAGCCTGCCGGTGTAGCggcatgtttatttatttatttatttactgcaACCCTCAAGGCTCTGGggagcattacagaggggaTTGGGCACGATAACACATACATAACGTAACAATAACatgttaattgcaaaaaaagagaaaaaaacagtAAAGATAATGTTAATGTGATAGATTCGATCAATAATAACGTGTAAATAGCACTATTAAAAACCGTGATAAGACCAACACAGAAAGGACTAAATAAAGAAATTTTACGCGTTGCGCAGGGGGGaccatgcgtcctgggccaacttcacagggaactgtgccaacatttgtgCCCGAGGGAAAACCCCCCGAAAActgggtcacctcccagtctcggcacgGAGGGCGATCACGTTAAGCCACTAAGCGACTGCAGCTGGTACCTACAGGCGTTTCTGCATTAGAAACCGTCCGTGATGATTTGTTGATGCAGACGACATCGTGACTACGAAGTCGTAatgtcgtctgctcacgcccaTGCTGTGAGAGGGTAGTGTACCGCTCCTGGTGATGAAACTACCCAGAGGAGGACCTTCTTTAATGGTTTAGGAGACGTTAGATGCAAGCACAACATTACTGGTGCCAAGTATAGTAGCATTCTCTGTGTACTTAAGAGACGGGAGTTTAGGCCGCCGATTCACATGTAATGCACCTCAATCCAATCTGGACATGACTATTGGTGAGCGCTCGCAGCTCCGAGTTTTGTGGTTGAGTGCTATACAtgttggttgattgattgattgaatgggaggtttctggcgcagcgacaacgatATACATGTTGGTTTGTTTCGGGAAGCAACTAGAGTAATTTGCTGAAGAGGCATTACTAAGGCCCCGGGGTCTCTGCGAAATATCGCGGAATCCTTTGTTTGGCGAGGAATTTCagggaatcccttatttttaggggtgtgcagTTATTCGAGTTTTCGAAttaaatatcaatcactcgaagtatttcattcgcgaatcgaatacccaatattcagATTTCCGAATATATCCGACTGTTCGCCgaacacgaacgacacctcccgaaagtggacttcacctgacgcttccctgcacgagatgaagcctgctttacgaaattgcccatactgcaggaccaacacggacacattgtagtttagcttaagataacgttagcccaagtttattgtgcatactccgcctgaggaaggggcggcgcccctcccgtgtgcagtttagcggaggcagtgggggattttgatttgatgtttgcGAGTTTGCCTagactcttaaataatgcctacagcccagaaacaagaagggtgtcctaaagatgtaacttccacagggcatgtattgtaagctccttcctataatcTTCCTATAACCTCTGTAGATATCATGTATCTAATGCTGAGCCGCAACAGTGCTtcgaatctgtaattttataaactaTTTTTTGTTACCACATTATCCGAGAAAATTaagtgtttcccatttcaagcagccgttgactaCTCCGTGCAAAACCGCGGAATTTACGAGTCGGTGCCGCAGAATTtcgaatttgccgcagcaggaAACCGTGGGCCTTAGGCATTACACTCTGACCAGAGGTCCATTCCTGCTCAGCTTCTGCTATTTTCTGAGCTGCAGCAGTGTCACCACTCCTACAGTTAAATTTGCTTCCAGAGGCCGATTCCACAAAGCTAAGTTGTCAAGAGCAAGATGTTGAGAGCTCCAAGGACACGTGCCCTGTCTTGGATGTCACAAGTAAACTGCACCTAGCAGCATGCTCCTGAGCTTGAGACTAACACGCGTAAAATTTTATTTTAGAAATTCTGAATCAAATGCGCGTCTCTGTGCAAGACAGCACAATTGGACCTGTGTCGGATAACGTGACTTCCGTGACATTTCAACGCAAAGACGTCAGTAAAATATTTCCCAGGTAAATACACTTTGATGGCAAAGCACAGTTAAGTAGAATTCTTGCTGCGTTGATAGTTTCAGTTGTCGGGACTTGCCCCAAGTATCCCAAAGACTCGAGACGTCTGTTCTTCGGAATAAAGGTTTGGCATCCATCCTGCAGATGACTGAGCAGCAACGACTCAAGCACACAATACGTCTTAGTAAGGTAAGAGAGGCCAgtatatacacagggtgtcccagctaaatgcgaacatattgtttaaaaatatatatatcgctttttccaagatgaaatcaattgcaatatagcatatgcagaagggcactccttaggagggcattagcgaactcctaaggcaatgtcttaattaactttagataatgaactttttaattataaaagctacgaagttgtcccaatgagaacatctgacctCCTacgtcacctgataccggagccgttttcacaacaaaaaatccgttcgatagatcgcccgcaaaaaattcgtgaaggaacaccttttctttttttcttttttcgttgcgcatcttcggagacgcgtctttccttcacccccaatgtgggagggtgaaggagcacagtgccgcctcatgcgtcgaagatgagctttaacttgcggaaacaaaacaaatgtatcgggtgactctatatCGCAAC includes these proteins:
- the LOC135379212 gene encoding uncharacterized protein LOC135379212 — protein: MKHAGNSLQVLYLLLETSKDGQLSTLLEALVTHGMSLYQLSVGDTKQKVYAACKEVLQEKAVLENMQTSISSREQAVQYKKSASILERFEATINIAVVELIVDNYMGLILALERLLEAAELYARQQKSGSAGDGTVDLSIGFKGSVVDFCAAVDQVYNIVQQAVGCSTDEQRVTSLLSEQAALEQLDPELVAGAVALATDTNDRGLKTTLSQLQVAWEFHTKNLFRNLLHLCNPDTFFDALDISLKCGIAQLERSDARCSALKKMVAVASSAIDISRVVFEDVGIPESLQVAVDHLAVAIRALKNAPEERYLKRAKVVRGCACRLREELREHLPLSSVEFTGEADSTKLSCQEQDVESSKDTCPVLDVTKILNQMRVSVQDSTIGPVSDNVTSVTFQRKDVSKIFPSFSCRDLPQVSQRLETSVLRNKGLASILQMTEQQRLKHTIRLSKEAIGHTEMGQWIQNNSSVCTLAVKMKHLASQLRSDKVVSF
- the LOC135377359 gene encoding stAR-related lipid transfer protein 7, mitochondrial-like; translation: MMFLNQVVSILRRPLKPCNHARPDLITVKSFAANFVSRELFRGHKLCANDFARSSHRCIVPKELWQTLVFELNERLALLGEILAKQCNFYVAHRLRRANQIWNLYSRLYAEKTLIRLVSKFVERLRNKPQRSLGLLLSAAVYKWEQERISDNEMRRCIDEFEILSQKCGNNNNGNCSEPTLHPEAFKAHLAQEGWEPVVENSKMFLWRRWMPETSGYEYKVFGTFYDIPARAFFSVQTDTEYRKRWDSLVIKLDIIDREAKGGCEIVHWVMHYPFPMYKRDYVYIRRALVDRERNVMVLMSRSTNHPACPPVDKCVRITKYTSHMVIRPHHGIEEDGFDFLLSYYDDPESSFPGPIYSWMAASGVPDFLEKLHGAARDLHHKSKAPAPVPTGTHVQCAAYA
- the LOC135379211 gene encoding uncharacterized protein LOC135379211 yields the protein MEKGIYVLSRNRPFLSLVSVIAGAVLDASDNDGVPTKCPGNASNVVDSVLRVLDAADKYEDEVLQQLVEPLKHKLKVAAAELRQSCTVSVMHAVLSNSIQLLALLEEFEEDYTKKLHHSVLLSLQELEGMNKSDVDDDVQPLVETLQCVPPLIRHLQARLEVTTEKSCYLKFHSAAGMSKFYVQFLGQTYRQAAKHPSSPSIKVLKTFALQLVCTCLTKMCNAICVPDTQRQVLMGNFVDAMDQVTAQHVA